The window AGTACATTAGAGAGTACTTAATGAAGAAAATTGTAACTATGCAAAAGGAAATTGATAAAGCTACAGGCCCCTTGACTCCTACAGCTACCATATGGGTTGGAAAATTGAAGAAAGAGGCTACACAATTAAGGTATGTTTTCTGTGGTAATGGGAAATATCAAGTCAGTAAAAATCTTATGGAACAGTTCGTGGTAGATATGGGCCAACAGATATGTTCATGTACAAGGTGGGAAATAATAAGGATACCATGTGCACATGCAATAGCAACTATGTGGGAGATGTTGAAGAACAAAGAAATTGATAAGATACCAGAACATTGGGTGAATCGAACATATTGGTTAGAAACATGGAAGAATATGTATTCTTTTACAATTCAGCCAATCAATGGAAGGAACATGTGGGAGAAGTCTACATGCCCTACAACCTTATTCCCTCCAAAACACCATGTGCCCATTGGAAGACCAAAGAAAAAAAGAAGGAGATCTGCCATGGAGGTTGAGGATTTGGTGAAAGGTAACCAATTGTCAAGAGAACAAAAGTCAGTGACATGTTCTAAGTGTAACAAAAGTGGTCATAATGCAAGGACTTGCAAGGGACAGAAGGCTGGTGGTGTTGGAAGTGCTAAAGTGAAGGCTAGTGGATCACAAACTTCAAGGAATGTTGGTGGTGCTAGAAGTGCAAAAGTGAAGGATGGAAGTGCAAAAGTGAAGGCAGGTGTTAGCAAAAAAGGGAAAGGTGTCCCATAAATGTGGCTTTTAGGTGCTTATGTATTGTTTTGGTTGATGTTGACAAACATAGTCTTAATTTGAACTAGGTTATATGTTGTCATGGTTGTGTTGATTgcttttgaaaaacaatgttgTAATTATAGTATCTAgttttagcaatgtactttgccTTTGACAAACAATGTAATCTTTTGATTGCTTTTGGCATTGCTTTTATTTTGGTCACCTATTTTGCTCATTTTTTGACAAACAATGTAATCTTGTGATTGCTTTTAACATTGTAGTTTTACACGGATGGTCCCAGTATACCTCACAAATTGTAAAATACAATGAAGTTCAACAAAATATCATTTTCATTGATAAAAGGGTATACCAATAAGATTCATTACAATGCATTGATAAAAGGGTACCATTGATACAAATAACATTCATTACAAAGCATTATAAACAACAGCAACTACATCAATTGATCTTAAACCTAACactacaacttgtaaacaattaTCCCAAAAAACAAAACCCAACTGATTATTAACAATGTCTTCAGATTCCGATTTTGGACCTCAAGTTCTTGAATTCGGACTTCAAGCCCCTCATTTTTTATCTCCGCCTCATCATCATGCTTTTCATCATCTACCCACTTAATAAAGCCAGACCTTGGTCCCTGTACTGTCAATGGCTTCGATTAGCACATACACATACTAGGGTTAAAATAGAAAATCCCCTAAAACAATACAAGATCATACCTCTAACGGGCAAGCATAAAATGCCCTACCTGGGTTTCTTTTCGTAGTTGAAGTTCGTATAACGCCTATCGCACCACAACTGCATTTCACCATTTTTAATCGGCTGTGAGAAGAAAGGTAGGAGGAGAACAATGCGATTGAGAAAGAAATGAAGGAGGAAGACGAATAAACCATATTTAAAGACTGGGTGatatgaaaagaaaaaaataccCCCAACGTGCTTTTCACGTGGGGGGTTTCTAACCACAAAATAGACGGAATGTTAAATGAGGGACCAGGCGGGTTACGAATTTTAACATTAGGGATCACCCGAGTTAAAAATCTTGCTCAGGGACTAGGCGTGCAGGttaccccaaaccacagggattattcatgtaatttacccttttttttaatataactttatataaatttataatactCACAGTTCACTTAATATAAATTTGTGTGTTTCTGTGACAAATTTTAACAAGAGTGTATTTTTAAAGGAAAAactattatgttttattttgttttatattttctatttttttaatagtAATTCTAATCTAAAAAACTATtatgttttattgtatattttctaatttaattaaataaaaaagaatgaTGTGCCAAGTGGGTTGAGATAGATAGGATTTTCATATGTTGTAGGTTAGAAAAGATGAAAGTGAAAGAAAATGGAAAAGCTAATGTGAAAATGGATTGAGAGGGTTGGAAGGGAAGGACTCCTTCCTCCCTAATGCACCCATAATTAACAAATTAAGATTATTAAACTTGATTAACACATTTGACTTCTAAACACCATGACCTCAAGGCAACAATAGAAGCAACGAATTAATTTTCGAATGCCCCAAGGTTAAATTAGAAAgcttttatgatttttcttaGGATAGTACAAGATCAATGAGGAATTCACATGACTCAGTGAAAACAACATGTCTTTATTTTTAGCCAAAAAGAACAATATACTCTTTTAAATCTACTCTTAACACATTAAACACCAATTCTGATGACTTTTAATGATTGACTTACATAATAAACTTAGTTTAATCATTTAATAACCTTCGTATATTATCACTAATTTGATCAGATCATAGATTAAAGAGATCATTTCATAAACTCCAATATACTACTTTAAACTCAAAGATGATCACTAGATTGTATCTTCACTCATGATTTTCTTAAGGATGATAAAAGTTAAATCTTATTACAACCTTATTATCATAATCAATTTCTGAGTCCAAAGAATTAATGGTGTTTTGTCAAAATCATGGTtaaaattccattaaaacacaaaaACTCAATTTCAACCcagttgtatattttgtgagttctaaattatatatatgatataacattgtgggattgaaatctctatgtactcaccagatttcccaacctgacccactccagcttatttgtatcacaggtatccatatgaagttacattacactgagggattaaggagatataaatcactagtgataatgaatgtaagttctgtttatgcttgtgtttttgtattgacgatgacatcccaaatgttttaaaatgaataaaaatacatttattcggaaatgctttgataatgtaattatcatgtttttctgggaactaATTCCGCAACGATTttcttaaaagagatactctgatttttataaagcataaacaaaatcggtcttttctggccgtgaaaatggggatgtcacagttggtatcagagcattagtttaagcgaactaggaataaggatttatttctacacttcaacttagaatgttaagctaTGAttatgaggagtgtgtctaatatattttaggtagtacacctaaatagacgcaagcactagcttatttagggaaaatgcctaacatgcttttatgcgctaaatgatttgtgatgccttatgctatcgtttgatcagatctatggtctgttgccgaccagatctagaaattttatgtgctcaggattctaaacgtttaattacgatattagaactgacatgtaacttttggagtaataaggaggaatacgcatctaaatcttcctctatctatattctcgtctcaatacaccgaacgtctgctttgGTGTATAGAATGTCATGATAAGGACTCATAGCAGACTGAGCAAATtgaggaaatgagaaggcttacgatattgaatgatacctatcggaagatattttaagagtgatatcttgcctttagaacaCATCTAAGAAATAATACGTCTAGTACGGGAGAAGTACACTTTCGATTAGcagaaagaaagatttttggtatAATAATAGATGTTTGTAAAGTCTAGtagaataatagatgtttttAAAGTCTGTATTATTcatgtttatgcttatatattgtattgacgatgacattccaaagtttttaatataaataaaatgcaTTTATTTGGAATGCTTTGATAataattttattatgttttttggAATAAATTCCGTAATATTATTCTCCAAAAAGGATATTATgattttaaataaacataaacaaatcggttttttctgaccgtgaaattagggatgtcacatttgAACTTAATGTCTTCGAATTCTTTTGAAGATCGAACATCAATTTTAGACCATTATAGAGCGACATATTTATCCACATTTTAAATCTTAGTTTTGTTTGAAGCCATCTTGTTTTCCACAACTTCCATATTTAAATATATTTCTTCATTGTTCATTGCCTTCAATTTCTTATGCATCTGTCATTAGTATATACGCAATGCTTATTTGGAAGTTCATGATCAATCCTAAGAAAATACTTATTTTTTCTTACTTGGTCCTGCATATTCCATAAGAAATTAAAAGAATTTcgtcaaaaagaaaaataaagacaTCGATATTACCATCCAATCAAGACAACCCCTAAACATTCCACATGTATTATCCTTACTCCAACTAACTGTAATATTCACTTCCTTCTCACGATTTCATCTATACGAAGAGTTTCATTCACATGGATTTCATTCTTGTAGATCATTTGGGTCAATGAAGGACAGAAGGACAATGCGGTAAAAAATCTCAAATCGATTGTCCGGATTTTGCAATGGGAAGAAAGACAACTTGAAGGACATATTGTGGACAAATAAATTAGGTCACTTGCCACGTAATCATCCATGTAAAATGCCAATTGACAAATGAAAATAGACAGTAGCCAATAAAAAAGATCTAACTTtggacaaaagaaaaaaaatatatatatatatatttgtagtaTTTCAACtttattataacaaaataaagaaaaggaaaaaatcattttttgcaAAACAAACGGAAGATAATGCATCTTTCGGTGTGTAGTTGAACGCCGTTATGGCTGCAAAGATGTTGCATCTGACAGACACAATCCACTGACCCACCATTATAAAAATCTCGAAATCAATTCGAAAATTTTCCCAGATTAACTTACGTAATCTAAATATTGTTCTTCCCAAATTACAAAATCCAAGACACACGCTCTTTCTCTCACTCTAcattctctttctttctctttctagaTTAGAACACCCAGTTTACTTTCCAAGATATTGGAACTCCCCAATTTGATTAAAGATTTGCAATAAAGAAACCACTGATTTTGAGTTTTTTCAATTATACACAATCACAAACATTCATTTCTACTGTTGAAAAAGGAGAGAGTAGGTTTTCTGTGTGGAATGTAATATGAAATTGTGGAGAATACAAGAGCAGTATATTATATTATTCGATTTTAATAAATGGGGGTAGCAAAAGCTTGGAGATACACCGGAGGAGTTTTGGTGTTGGCTAaaaaccatcatcatcatcataatcatAAAAGCAACAATCTGAAGCAAAAAAATCAGCAGCATTTGTTGTCTCGGCATCATCATTGTTTGCTATGGCAGCCGCTGGACACCGAGGCGGCGGTCGGTGGACAGAGGAGGCGGATCTCGTGGACGGTGGTTTGTGGGGTGTTGCTGTTTGTTTTGGGGTTGATATCGTTTTTTACAGGTCATGTTGCTTCTGATCTTGAGTGGTATTCACATCGACTTGTTAAGCGCCGATTGTGGACGCACAAAGtggtaatctctctctctctctctctctctctctctctctctctctcacacacacacacacaaaacatttGTCACGAACTGTAGGAAACAAATTTGGTTGTTTCTTCTTTTTTGTTGTTTTATGTTTTAATCTCAACAATGTTATTTGTTTGTTCTTCAGACATGGAGTTCAGTTGAAGAACATATTTTGTTTGTTTGTGGTGTTTCTTTGTTTGTTGTCTGTAACCCCATTATAAACGAGTTTTGACCTTCAATTTATTGCGAAAAAGCTTAAATTTCTTGAACAAATTGATATCTTGAAGCTTAATTCTGAATTTCTCTGCGAATTTATCCAAAGTTTAAAACTTTTATGCAAATTTTCTGGGTTAAGATCTTGTTGAGTTGTTTCTTGAATCTTTATTTGAGTTGCATTGCTTGAATCAACAGTTTCTCTTTCGTTGTGAAATTTCTTGCTTATTTTTCTCTTTAAAGGTCTAATTTCTTGAACAAAAATCTCGAAGCCAAATTCAAAACTTCTATGAGAATCTTTTTTATGGGGTAAGGTTTGAGTTCTTGAAAGTTTCTTGTGTTGCATTGCTTGGAATAGCAGTTTCTCTTTAGTTGTCAGATTTATATTCTTTTTCCTCTTTTAGAACTCTAGTTTCTTGAAGAAAAAAGATATTTTGATGCTAAATCTGAAACTTCCATGCGAATTTTCAAGGGCAAACTTTTGTTTCTTCAAATTTATTGCACCCTTCTTTTTAGAGGTCTAATTTCTTGAACAAAAGTGACAttttggatgttcatattttcgtTTAAACTAATTACCATAATCAGTTTTGAGTGTTTAGATAAAAGGGATTATGATTATTTAAGGTCAAAATAGTCAGactctttatttatttcatttttaaaattttttaattttactttAAACTTAGGTGCGGTTTAGCCCTGGACCCGTTGACATATGGAAATCCAAGTTCTCAAAATTCTATTATGGATGCAGTGAAAGAAGTCCTTATTATGCGCGTAAGCCTTCTTACTTATTCTAAATTCTAATGATTACTCAAAATTTGTCCCAcatttattttaatttcatttGGAGATTTTTAAACCATAAAAAATTATGATTTATGCAGCTCCTGCTCGACAAATGCTTTCAAATGGTTATCTACTAATTGCTGCAAGTGGTGGATTGAACCAACAAAGAACAGGGGTAAATATAAATGTGTCCTTTTCTTAGTTCATTTGGGCATGCACAAACACACAACAcaaaaaaatctacccaatttCATCATTTTATCAATTTGGATTTTGGCCacttaactattattataattcttttaataaTAGTCTTTTGAATGGTCAATCACTACAGATAATAGTTAAGTGACTAAATCGATAAACTAATGAAAGTACAAATGCTTTTCAATATTTTGtcatgaaaatatatatatatttttctttattttttatacacCAATTTCATTCTCTCAGATTACCGATGCGGTAGTTGTTGCACGTATTCTAAATGCTACTTTAGTAATTCCCGAGTTGGATCATCATTCGTATTGGAAAGATGATAGGTGAGTAATGAGTTGCGAGCTATTAGTATTACTTATTAATTCATGTCACTTTTTTGTGGGAAGTAATTTCTAAATTTCTATTTAAATTTGCAGTGACTTTGCCAATATATTTGATGTGGATTGGTTTATATCTTTTCTCGCGAATGATGTTCCTGTTGTTACGCGGGTCCCGGATAAATATATGAGATCACTTGAAAAACCACCGTACACAATGCGGGTCCCACGGAAATCAGAACCTCGATTTTACCTTGATGAAGTTTTGCCCATACTCTTGAGGAGACGTGTAAGATATTATTTTGAATTCAATAAACAAAAAGACTTAAAATGCAAGAATAGCAATGTTGTAATCGGGTAGATTTTCTAATTTGATTAGTGATAATTGATTTGTGCAGGTTCTTCAATTAACAAAGTTTGATTATAGGCTTTCTAGTGATCTAGATGAAGAGCTACAACGGTTGCGTTGTAGGGTGAATTATCATGCTTTACGTTTTACAAAACCAATACAAAACCTTGGTCAAAAGATTGTTATGGAAATGAGGAAGATGGCTACTCGATTCATTGCAATTCACTTGAGGTCTCTAAAGACTACTACCCCTTCATCATATTTTCTTTAGAAggaataacaacatactttcttTTATTTGTTTCTATTATAGGAGTGTgcttttaatattttctttatttagttTTGTGCTTGATGTTTAATGGTATGTAATTTTATTTATAGGTTTGAGCCCGATATGCTTGCATTTTCGGGTTGCTACTATGGTGGTGGTGATAAAGAAAGATTTGAGCTCGGTGAAATTAGGAAAAGATGGGTAACATTACCCGTAAGCATCCATCTTCCATGTCTAAATTAGTAAATTTACCTTCTTTTGCTTGATTTTCTTTTAACTATATTTTACTTATGATTTAGGAAACAAGTCCTGATGGAGAGAGAAAGCGAGGGAAATGTCCTCTAACACCTCATGAAGTAGGTTTAATGCTACGCGCACTTGGTTTTGAGAATAATACGTATCTTTATGTTGCATCGGGTGAAATATATGGTGGAGATGAGACTTTGAAGCCTCTTAGGGAACTATTTCCAAATTTTTACACAAAGGAGATGCTTGCTAGTGAAGAGCTTCAACCTTTTCTTCCATATTCTTCTCAACTTGCTGCCATTGATTACATTGTTTGTGATGAGAGTGATGTTTTTGTCACCAACAACAATGGGAACATGGCCAAAATTCTAGCGGGGAGAAGGTAAAAATTCTACAACTCTTCTCGTTAATTGCATGTGTCTAATTTGAATGGCTTTTTTACGTGATAAGGATGAGGAGGGCATTTACTTCTTTTCTTTGATCTCCTCTAGTAAGTCGTTCTTTATGCATTAAGTAAAAAAAAGAAACATCTGTATATAGCTTACAAGCCCAAGTCTTGttcccattaagtccattatagAAAACATAATCTTCTAAATgtctttttatgtcattttatatcttTCAGCTAGCATATCAGCTACTTtttaccaaacgtcatttttaTCAGTTAGTTTTTCAGCTAGTAAGCTAAACATAGCCTAAGTAAAAAATAAACACCACCTAAGTATTTGAcaattgatttgattattttaaaaGAAGCAACTAATTATTCTTATCTTGTGGCATTGAAAAGGAGGTACATGGGGCACAAGAGAACCATTCGACCAAATGCAAAAAAGCTCAATGCTTTATTTTTCAAACGTGAGAAAATACCATGGGAAACATTTGCTAAAAAGGTGAAAGCTGCCCAACAAGGATTCTTGGGTGAACCAGATGAGATGAAAACGGGTCGTGGTGAATTCCATGAATACCCTTCTACTTGTAT of the Lactuca sativa cultivar Salinas chromosome 6, Lsat_Salinas_v11, whole genome shotgun sequence genome contains:
- the LOC111904132 gene encoding O-fucosyltransferase 29 — its product is MGVAKAWRYTGGVLVLAKNHHHHHNHKSNNLKQKNQQHLLSRHHHCLLWQPLDTEAAVGGQRRRISWTVVCGVLLFVLGLISFFTGHVASDLEWYSHRLVKRRLWTHKVVRFSPGPVDIWKSKFSKFYYGCSERSPYYAPPARQMLSNGYLLIAASGGLNQQRTGITDAVVVARILNATLVIPELDHHSYWKDDSDFANIFDVDWFISFLANDVPVVTRVPDKYMRSLEKPPYTMRVPRKSEPRFYLDEVLPILLRRRVLQLTKFDYRLSSDLDEELQRLRCRVNYHALRFTKPIQNLGQKIVMEMRKMATRFIAIHLRFEPDMLAFSGCYYGGGDKERFELGEIRKRWVTLPETSPDGERKRGKCPLTPHEVGLMLRALGFENNTYLYVASGEIYGGDETLKPLRELFPNFYTKEMLASEELQPFLPYSSQLAAIDYIVCDESDVFVTNNNGNMAKILAGRRRYMGHKRTIRPNAKKLNALFFKREKIPWETFAKKVKAAQQGFLGEPDEMKTGRGEFHEYPSTCICKKPFKFSDLDSNYNANQTLTKSSFNPEAETEYGRNEEDQGVQIIVDGGGVVEEKGDVNFLSD
- the LOC111904468 gene encoding uncharacterized protein LOC111904468, giving the protein MEEVRKLNNDAYEWLKNIPPQHWSRSHFTDAMLNNMCESLNSKIVKGRDVPIITCLEYIREYLMKKIVTMQKEIDKATGPLTPTATIWVGKLKKEATQLRYVFCGNGKYQVSKNLMEQFVVDMGQQICSCTRWEIIRIPCAHAIATMWEMLKNKEIDKIPEHWVNRTYWLETWKNMYSFTIQPINGRNMWEKSTCPTTLFPPKHHVPIGRPKKKRRRSAMEVEDLVKGNQLSREQKSVTCSKCNKSGHNARTCKGQKAGGVGSAKVKASGSQTSRNVGGARSAKVKDGSAKVKAGVSKKGKGVP